A single window of Salvia splendens isolate huo1 chromosome 8, SspV2, whole genome shotgun sequence DNA harbors:
- the LOC121743245 gene encoding uncharacterized protein LOC121743245 isoform X2: MDRGGGQQQMTGASKPSVFAVYQNPALSAALTSNSLRPSASTVFFILSLFCASAVALAISLYRGNTAATDFGLGFVSQDVASICSKVIAAMASCILLAAVFAFVKALSVWRIRNLREVFVVSPSKGTKELTRLTDRQLGLLGLRSKIEKDSEESSKRPPKSKVSSPYPSSLLVPLHPSSLNHEVSGGKSSSSGGRKMHAYSTPSKSPASPSMYLVPAASTRSSIPSPSLQSSPGVDQLTGTPWSNKRRAFQKDLATEKDLESFLADIDEKISETASKLATPPPSINAFGMTSPNTLTGSVSTSGATRSTPLRQVRMSPGSQKFTTPPKKGEVELPPPMSMEESIEAFERLGIHPHIEKWRDRLRQWFSAVVFNPLLGKIDTSHIKVIEAAAKLNISINISQIGSDAPNAPGTANVSPIDRSNDWKPAFAVDEDGLLHQLRATLVQVFDTSKAQGINFQQSQQHAAAISILREGMDAITEHQRLHALMKGEWGKGLLPQSSVRADYTVQRIRELADGTCLKNYEYLGNGEVYDKKNKKWSLDLPSDSHLLLYLFCAFLEHPKWMLHVDPTTYGGAQASKNPLFLGVLPPKDRFPEKYVAVISGVPSVLHPGACILAVGKQSPPVFALYWDKKPQFSFQGRTALWDAILLLCYKIKISNGGIVRGMHLDSSALAILPVLDQESDD, encoded by the exons ATGGATCGTGGTGGAGGACAGCAGCAGATGACGGGCGCATCGAAGCCCTCGGTGTTTGCGGTGTACCAGAACCCAGCACTCTCTGCCGCCCTCACCTCCAACAGCCTTCGCCCCTCCGCCTCCACAGTCTTCTTCATCCTCTCTCTTTTCTGCGCCTCTGCCGTCGCCCTCGCTATCTCTTTGTACAG GGGAAATACGGCTGCTACTGATTTTGGACTTGGCTTTGTCTCTCAAGATGTTGCAA GTATATGTTCCAAAGTTATAGCAGCAATGGCAAGTTGCATACTGCTTGCAGCTGTGTTTGCTTTTGTCAAAGCCCTTTCAGTTTGGAGAATAAGAAATCTTAGAGAGGTTTTTGTAGTATCTCCTTCCAAAGGCACAAAAGAGCTAACACGCCTTACCGATCGACAGCTTGGCCTTTTGGGGTTAAGGTCAAAAATTGAAAAGGATTCTGAGGAGTCATCAAAGAGACCTCCTAAATCAAAAGTTAGCTCGCCTTACCCATCAAGTTTGCTTGTCCCACTTCATCCATCAAGTTTGAATCATGAAGTGAGTGGTGGGAAATCAAGCTCTAGTGGTGGGCGAAAAATGCATGCTTATAGTACACCGTCCAAGTCACCTGCTTCTCCTTCTATGTATCTTGTACCTGCAGCCTCTACACGGTCATCAATACCGTCACCATCACTGCAGTCTTCACCTGGAGTAGATCAGTTGACTGGCACTCCTTGGTCAAATAAGCGTCGTGCCTTTCAGAAAGATTTAGCAACAGAGAAAGATCTTGAAAGTTTTCTGGCTGATATAGATGAGAAGATATCTGAAACAGCTAGTAAATTGGCAACTCCTCCCCCCAGCATAAATGCATTTGGGATGACCAGTCCAAACACCCTAACTGGTTCAGTTAGTACTTCTGGTGCTACAAGAAGTACGCCTTTAAGGCAAGTTAGGATGTCCCCTGGTTCCCAGAAGTTCACAACTCCACCTAAGAAAGGAGAGGTAGAGCTTCCCCCTCCAATGTCTATGGAAGAATCGATTGAAGCTTTTGAAAGGCTGGGCATTCATCCACATATAGAGAAATGGCGTGACCGTCTCAGGCAGTGGTTTTCTGCTGTTGTATTCAATCCTCTTCTTGGAAAGATTGATACCAGCCACATAAAG GTTATTGAAGCAGCTGCAAAACTTAATATTTCAATTAACATTAGCCAAATTGGAAGTGATGCACCAAATGCGCCTGGTACTGCTAATGTATCTCCAATTGATAGAAGTAATGACTGGAAGCCAGCATTTGCAGTTGACGAGGATGGACTTCTTCATCAGCTTCGTGCAACTCTAGTTCAAGTTTTTGATACTT CAAAAGCTCAAGGCATTAATTTCCAGCAATCCCAGCAGCATGCCGCAGCAATCTCTATTTTGCGAGAGGGTATGGATGCCATTACGGAGCATCAGAGACTCCATGCTTTGATGAAAGGGGAATGGGGTAAAGGTTTACTTCCTCAAAGTAGTGTAAGAGCAGATTATACTGTACAAAGGATTCGAG AACTTGCTGATGGAACATGTTTGAAGAATTATGAGTATCTGGGTAATGGCGAGGTCTATgataaaaagaataagaaatggAGTCTTGATCTTCCTAGTGATTCTCATTTGCTTCTTTATCTGTTTTGCGCTTTCCTGGAACACCCGAAATGGATGTTGCATGTTGATCCTACAACATATGGTGGGGCTCAGGCAAGCAAAAACCCCTTGTTTTTGGGTGTTCTGCCCCCTAAAGATAGGTTTCCTGAGAAGTACGTAGCTGTTATATCTGGTGTTCCCTCAGTGCTACATCCGGGGGCTTGTATTTTGGCTGTTGGGAAGCAAAGTCCCCCAGTTTTTGCCTTGTACTGGGACAAGAAGCCTCAATTCTCTTTCCAG GGAAGAACTGCACTATGGGATGCCATATTGCTCCTGTgctataaaataaagatcagtaATGGTGGTATTGTTAGAGGCATGCACCTCGATTCATCAGCGTTAGCCATTCTACCAGTCCTTGACCAGGAAAGTGATGACTGA
- the LOC121743245 gene encoding uncharacterized protein LOC121743245 isoform X1, giving the protein MDRGGGQQQMTGASKPSVFAVYQNPALSAALTSNSLRPSASTVFFILSLFCASAVALAISLYRGNTAATDFGLGFVSQDVASICSKVIAAMASCILLAAVFAFVKALSVWRIRNLREVFVVSPSKGTKELTRLTDRQLGLLGLRSKIEKDSEESSKRPPKSKVSSPYPSSLLVPLHPSSLNHEVSGGKSSSSGGRKMHAYSTPSKSPASPSMYLVPAASTRSSIPSPSLQSSPGVDQLTGTPWSNKRRAFQKDLATEKDLESFLADIDEKISETASKLATPPPSINAFGMTSPNTLTGSVSTSGATRSTPLRQVRMSPGSQKFTTPPKKGEVELPPPMSMEESIEAFERLGIHPHIEKWRDRLRQWFSAVVFNPLLGKIDTSHIKVIEAAAKLNISINISQIGSDAPNAPGTANVSPIDRSNDWKPAFAVDEDGLLHQLRATLVQVFDTSKAQGINFQQSQQHAAAISILREGMDAITEHQRLHALMKGEWGKGLLPQSSVRADYTVQRIRELADGTCLKNYEYLGNGEVYDKKNKKWSLDLPSDSHLLLYLFCAFLEHPKWMLHVDPTTYGGAQASKNPLFLGVLPPKDRFPEKYVAVISGVPSVLHPGACILAVGKQSPPVFALYWDKKPQFSFQQGRTALWDAILLLCYKIKISNGGIVRGMHLDSSALAILPVLDQESDD; this is encoded by the exons ATGGATCGTGGTGGAGGACAGCAGCAGATGACGGGCGCATCGAAGCCCTCGGTGTTTGCGGTGTACCAGAACCCAGCACTCTCTGCCGCCCTCACCTCCAACAGCCTTCGCCCCTCCGCCTCCACAGTCTTCTTCATCCTCTCTCTTTTCTGCGCCTCTGCCGTCGCCCTCGCTATCTCTTTGTACAG GGGAAATACGGCTGCTACTGATTTTGGACTTGGCTTTGTCTCTCAAGATGTTGCAA GTATATGTTCCAAAGTTATAGCAGCAATGGCAAGTTGCATACTGCTTGCAGCTGTGTTTGCTTTTGTCAAAGCCCTTTCAGTTTGGAGAATAAGAAATCTTAGAGAGGTTTTTGTAGTATCTCCTTCCAAAGGCACAAAAGAGCTAACACGCCTTACCGATCGACAGCTTGGCCTTTTGGGGTTAAGGTCAAAAATTGAAAAGGATTCTGAGGAGTCATCAAAGAGACCTCCTAAATCAAAAGTTAGCTCGCCTTACCCATCAAGTTTGCTTGTCCCACTTCATCCATCAAGTTTGAATCATGAAGTGAGTGGTGGGAAATCAAGCTCTAGTGGTGGGCGAAAAATGCATGCTTATAGTACACCGTCCAAGTCACCTGCTTCTCCTTCTATGTATCTTGTACCTGCAGCCTCTACACGGTCATCAATACCGTCACCATCACTGCAGTCTTCACCTGGAGTAGATCAGTTGACTGGCACTCCTTGGTCAAATAAGCGTCGTGCCTTTCAGAAAGATTTAGCAACAGAGAAAGATCTTGAAAGTTTTCTGGCTGATATAGATGAGAAGATATCTGAAACAGCTAGTAAATTGGCAACTCCTCCCCCCAGCATAAATGCATTTGGGATGACCAGTCCAAACACCCTAACTGGTTCAGTTAGTACTTCTGGTGCTACAAGAAGTACGCCTTTAAGGCAAGTTAGGATGTCCCCTGGTTCCCAGAAGTTCACAACTCCACCTAAGAAAGGAGAGGTAGAGCTTCCCCCTCCAATGTCTATGGAAGAATCGATTGAAGCTTTTGAAAGGCTGGGCATTCATCCACATATAGAGAAATGGCGTGACCGTCTCAGGCAGTGGTTTTCTGCTGTTGTATTCAATCCTCTTCTTGGAAAGATTGATACCAGCCACATAAAG GTTATTGAAGCAGCTGCAAAACTTAATATTTCAATTAACATTAGCCAAATTGGAAGTGATGCACCAAATGCGCCTGGTACTGCTAATGTATCTCCAATTGATAGAAGTAATGACTGGAAGCCAGCATTTGCAGTTGACGAGGATGGACTTCTTCATCAGCTTCGTGCAACTCTAGTTCAAGTTTTTGATACTT CAAAAGCTCAAGGCATTAATTTCCAGCAATCCCAGCAGCATGCCGCAGCAATCTCTATTTTGCGAGAGGGTATGGATGCCATTACGGAGCATCAGAGACTCCATGCTTTGATGAAAGGGGAATGGGGTAAAGGTTTACTTCCTCAAAGTAGTGTAAGAGCAGATTATACTGTACAAAGGATTCGAG AACTTGCTGATGGAACATGTTTGAAGAATTATGAGTATCTGGGTAATGGCGAGGTCTATgataaaaagaataagaaatggAGTCTTGATCTTCCTAGTGATTCTCATTTGCTTCTTTATCTGTTTTGCGCTTTCCTGGAACACCCGAAATGGATGTTGCATGTTGATCCTACAACATATGGTGGGGCTCAGGCAAGCAAAAACCCCTTGTTTTTGGGTGTTCTGCCCCCTAAAGATAGGTTTCCTGAGAAGTACGTAGCTGTTATATCTGGTGTTCCCTCAGTGCTACATCCGGGGGCTTGTATTTTGGCTGTTGGGAAGCAAAGTCCCCCAGTTTTTGCCTTGTACTGGGACAAGAAGCCTCAATTCTCTTTCCAG CAGGGAAGAACTGCACTATGGGATGCCATATTGCTCCTGTgctataaaataaagatcagtaATGGTGGTATTGTTAGAGGCATGCACCTCGATTCATCAGCGTTAGCCATTCTACCAGTCCTTGACCAGGAAAGTGATGACTGA
- the LOC121744571 gene encoding E3 SUMO-protein ligase SIZ1-like has translation MDVVASCKDKLAYFRIKELKDVLTQLGLSKQGKKQDLVDRIIAILSDDRVSGTWAKKNAVGKDEVAKLVDDTYRKMQISGAPDLASKSQGISDGAKVKPKEEIVDSHHMDKIRCICGSTLPTDSMIKCEDPRCNVWQHIACVLIPEKPMDGVLPSPPETFYCELCRLSRADPFLVSMAHPLLPGKLNVTNVQADGSNPAMSIEKTFQLTRADKDLFLKHEFDLQAWCMLLNDQVTYRMQWPRYADLQVNGIPVRAINRPGSQLLGANGRDDGPLITTCTRDGINKISLTGCDARIFCVGVRIVKRRTLHQILNLIPKEDEGERFEDALVRVCKCVGGGAATENADSDSDSDIEVVSDFVPVNLRCPMSGMRMKIAGRFKPCAHMGCFDLEVFVEMNQRSRKWQCPICLKNYSWEKIIIDPYFNRISHTMRDAGEDVADIEVKPDGSWRAKAEGDRRSFGELGLWHLPDGTICSSTEAESKPKVELKSVKQENGSDCHGALKIGIRRNRNGCWEVNKTDHARGVSPANILQQNSKNNGEIIIPMSSSATGSDRDGEDGSVNQDDEGNLDFTAVNVTEYESMPPSVESPHVFNDPFTATPGGDAEVIVLSDSDEETEPLMPSKVVYESNGAATSGIQFPASQHGIPDSFYENPAVSNGVNSCLDPYNTNDDEFESNIWSLPPGGRNFQLFGSDVGISGPLADMEDVTLNCESSISGYNLPPETSMGFAAPMPDSDAQLTDIDGGLVGNDLAHNGKDRRSLQIFLSARHSDAPAVQTDLRDHPDASNGIRTEDWISLRLGDGGGGGRGQPTAANGLSSANQLPPKDGNLDVLADHATFMLGMNGNRTGKMSREGTDSPFSFPRQRRSVRPRLYLSIDSDSE, from the exons CTAAGCAGGGAAAGAAACAG GACCTTGTTGACCGAATAATTGCCATCCTCTCCGATGATCGAG TTTCTGGAACCTGGGCCAAGAAGAATGCTGTTGGAAAGGATGAAGTGGCAAAGCTCGTTGATGACACTTACAG AAAAATGCAAATATCTGGGGCACCTGACCTGGCATCAAAATCACAAGGCATTTCAGATGGTGCAAAGGTAAAACCTAAAGAGGAGATAGTAGATTCACATCACATGGACAAGATACGCTGTATCTGTGGAAGCACATTGCCTACTGATTCAATGATTAAG TGTGAGGATCCAAGGTGTAATGTATGGCAACATATAGCATGTGTGTTGATTCCCGAGAAACCAATGGATGGTGTTCTACCTAGTCCTCCAGAGACATTTTACTGTGAACTATGTAGGCTGAGTCGAGCTGACCC CTTCTTGGTGTCAATGGCTCATCCTCTGCTTCCTGGGAAATTGAATGTCACAAATGTTCAAGCAGATGG CTCTAATCCTGCTATGAGCATCGAGAAAACGTTTCAACTAACTAGGGCAGACAAGGACTTGTTTTTGAAACACGAATTTGATCTTCAG GCATGGTGCATGCTACTCAATGACCAGGTCACATATAGGATGCAGTGGCCACGATATGCAGATCTGCAAGTGAACG GTATACCAGTACGGGCAATAAACAGACCCGGTTCCCAACTTCTCGGAGCAAATGGTCGAGATGATGGACCTCTT ATTACAACATGCACCAGAGATGGAATTAATAAAATTTCGTTAACAGGATGTGATGCTCGCATTTTCTGTGTGGGAGTTAGAATTGTAAAGCGAAGGACTTTGCATCAG ATTCTTAACTTGATCCCAAAAGAGGACGAAGGTGAGCGTTTTGAGGATGCACTAGTTCGTGTTTGTAAGTGTGTTGGTGGGGGAGCTGCCACAGAAAACGCTGATAGTGACAGTGACAGTGACATTGAAGTTGTTTCTGATTTTGTTCCTGTCAATCTCCGCTGTCCT ATGAGTGGCATGAGAATGAAGATCGCTGGAAGGTTTAAGCCTTGTGCTCACATGGGCTGTTTTGATCTGGAAGTATTCGTGGAGATGAACCAACGCTCCAGGAAG TGGCAATGTCCCATTTGTCTGAAGAACTATTCTTGGGAGAAAATCATCATAGATCCTTATTTCAATCGGATATCACACACG ATGCGGGATGCTGGAGAAGATGTGGCTGATATTGAGGTAAAGCCTGACGGCTCTTGGCGTGCTAAGGCAGAGGGAGATCGTAGAAGTTTTGGGGAGCTTGGGCTGTGGCATTTGCCTGATGGCACCATCTGTTCGTCAACTGAAGCAGAATcaaagccaaaagtagaacttAAATCAGTTAAACAGGAGAACGGTTCTGATTGTCATGGTGCTCTAAAAATAGGAATTAGAAGGAACCGGAATGGTTGCTGGGAAGTTAACAAAACTGATCATGCGCGAGGTGTCTCGCCTGCAAATATACTTCAACAGAACTCCAAGAATAATGGTGAAATTATAATTCCTATGAGCAGTAGTGCCACCGGTAGTGACAGAGATGGTGAAGATGGCAGTGTTAATCAGGATGATGAGGGAAACCTTGACTTCACTGCAGTTAATGTTACTGAATATGAGTCCATGCCCCCAAGTGTTGAATCTCCACATGTATTTAATGATCCATTCACAGCTACTCCAGGTGGAGATGCTGAAGTAATCGTCCTTAGTGATTCTGATGAAGAAACTGAACCACTAATGCCCTCAAAGGTTGTTTACGAGAGCAATGGGGCAGCTACTAGTGGCATTCAGTTTCCAGCTTCACAGCATGGGATTCCTGATTCTTTTTATGAAAATCCTGCTGTTAGTAATGGTGTAAATTCATGCCTCGATCCTTACAATACAAATGATGACGAGTTTGAGAGTAATATTTGGTCATTGCCACCTGGAGGCCGGAATTTTCAATTATTTGGCTCTGATGTTGGCATTTCTGGACCTTTAGCTGACATGGAAGACGTCACTCTTAATTGCGAGTCTTCTATTAGTGGCTATAATTTGCCTCCGGAGACTTCTATGGGATTTGCTGCACCCATGCCTGATTCTGATGCTCAACTTACTGATATTGATGGTGGTTTAGTAGGCAATGATTTGGCGCATAATGGCAAGGACCGCCGCTCACTTCAAATATTTCTTTCTGCAAGGCATTCTGATGCTCCAGCTGTGCAGACTGATTTGAGAGATCATCCTGATGCATCAAATGGCATTCGTACTGAGGACTGGATTTCTCTCAGGCTTGGTGATGGTGGTGGAGGGGGTCGGGGTCAACCTACAGCAGCAAATGGCTTGAGTTCAGCCAATCAATTACCACCAAAAGATGGTAACTTGGATGTGTTAGCAGATCATG CAACTTTTATGCTTGGTATGAATGGCAACAGGACCGGTAAGATGAGTAGGGAAGGAACAGATAGTCCCTTTTCATTTCCTCGCCAACGGCGATCTGTAAGACCAAGACTATATCTGTCTATTGATTCAGACTCCGAGTAG